Within the Fischerella sp. PCC 9605 genome, the region TAAATCTGCCAGGGAAGCTTTCTAGCTTCAATTAATAAGTTATCATTACTAAATGAGAATAGTTTTTTTCTGCAACTAAACTTTACTTTTTCACCAAATTGCTAGGAATGCGATCGCATTGTTGGGATACAAGCCTATGCCAAAACTATAGATTTTTAAAAGAACAAGCGATCGCTAATTCTGCATGACGCAGCAATGTATCTTTGTCGAGGGAAGAGACTGAATATTGCGGAGCGATTGCCAGCAGGCTATCAATTCGCATTCTCGCTGCTTCGACAATGCGTTCATCCAGGCTACCGTTGTTGAGAGAGTCCACAAAATCTTGAGTGATCGCCAAAGTGCGTTCCAAGGATGAAGAAGGCAAGTTACGGGAGACAATGAACAAATCACAGCCAGCCTTAAATGTCTGCGCCACAGTGCCACTCCGAGAATACATATCTGAGACAGCCTTCATATCCAGGTCATCAGATACTATCACCCCCTCAAAGCCAAGTTCTTCTCGGAGTATGCCCGTTAAGATAAGTTGCGATAGTGTTGCTGGTACATCTGCATCTATTTTGGGAAATAAGATGTGAGCAGTCATAATCATTGGTACTTGCTCAGCGATCAGTGCTTTAAAAGGTATGAGTTCCCGACTTCGCAGTTCATCCAGCGTCAGATTTAGCGTTGGTAGTTCTAGGTGAGAGTCTGTGCTAGTGTCTCCATGTCCGGGAAAGTGCTTGGCACAGCCAATAATTCCCGCCTCTCGCAGTCCCAGAAAATATTCACGCGCACCAGCCGCCGCAGATTCTGGAGTAGCGCCAAAAGCCCGAGATCCGATAATTGGGTTGTTGGGATTGGAAAAAATATCTGCTACAGGTGCCCAGGATACATTTATTCCCAATGATTTGAGTTCTAGCGCTGCTGATGCAGCTACTTCACGCGCACGGGACTGCAACAAGAAAGCATGGGGAAAGCGAGTAATGGGCAAATATGGGCGATGGACAGTACCACCTTCATGGTCGATCGTCATGAACATCGATTCACGTTCGGTGTATTGCCGTATTTGCTTAATCAACTCTTGGAAAACTTGCAGCCAATCTTCGTAATGGATGCCATAACGAAAGTTTTTAGCATAGAAAATAATCCCAATAGGCTTTAATGCACTTAGGATACGTTTATCTTCATCATTTAACGTAGTACCGGAAATACCGACAATCAGGTGATGTCCAAAGCGATGCATATCTTGTACTCCTTCTGGCTTTTGTTGCAAAAAACAGGGTTAGTATAAACGACCACAGATAAACATGAGACTGGGGACTGTAGGGCAAAGGGCATGGGGCATCGGTAAGAAAACCAATTCTCAATTCCCAATGCCCATTGCCCCTAATCCCCACTCCCTATGGTCGTGGGGGCCCCGAGTTCCCCAATGCCCAATCACCAGTACCCAGCGCATCTGTAGCCGATTTCTAAAACTCTATTTTTGCCTGCGTTTTAATTTACATCAGGCATGACTTATAATTTCCATCAGAAATCCGTAACAACTGCAAGCTTTTTAGAAGGTTTTTGGTTTTTCAGTGTCAGGCTCAGATTTTTTAGGGTCATTTTGGCTTCGCTTGGTTGCATAATCACCGCTTCGTAAGGTACAACTCCAGCGATTTCACTATTGATACAGCGAGCTGCTACCCATGAAAGATCCAGGCTTCTAGGTGGGATATAAGGGCCGCGATCGTTCACCCGCACTATCACCGCTTTGCCAGTTTGCAAATTCTTCACCTGCAAGAAGGTGTTAAAAGGCAAGGATTTATGGGCAACTGTCAATTCATTTTGATTGAATATTTCACCATTCGCCGTTAAACGACCGTGAAAATAGGGGCCATACCAAGAAGCCAAGCCATACATTTTTTTCTTGGAAGGCTTTAAACCGTACATTTCCAGCTGTCCTTTCACGAGTGATAGTGCAGGTGCTTTTAAAGCAGCGCGAAGATTATTAGTCCATTCAATTGCTAACAATTCACCACTGCGATTGGCTTTTTGCGTAACTTCTTTGTTAATCCCAAATAAATAGCGATTTCCTACCATTAACGCTGGTACACCATCAACTAATGCTGGTTGTAATTTCGAGGCATTTAAGTTGGGTGACTTCAACAATCGCGTCAAGCGTTGTTGCATCAAAGTTGCTTGTAGCTTGTTGGGTAAGTTAGCAATCAAACGGTTATTTACCCAGACTTCGTAGTTATTTATGTTGCGGTGGACAACAACTACTGGTAGGGTAGCGGAAGAATTAAAGCCTGGCTCCAAAGGATTGGGAAAGCGAAAGAAATTTTGCAGCGATTGCGGGAGGCGCAAAACCCTAAAGGGCGATCGCATAATTTTATTCGGCAGAAAATTTGGATGAGCAGAAGTGGCTTCTATCAAAGTGGCAACTGACAAACTGCTTGCTGTTTTGACAGGAATTTGTCTAGCTTTCATCTGCTCAAGGGAGGGGCAAAATTGATTTTTGCTGTTTCTAACCCTTCCTGCAAAAAGATTCGGTGAATGATTTAGGGTTTTTCGTGGTTCCTTATCTCCCCAATCTATCTTTAAAAAACGTGTCGGTAGTAGCGTTGTACTCCAAAAATTTACTGGTTGCTTTGGCTGTACAAAAAATGGACGAGGCTGACTAACCAGTTTACCTAAATTGGATGAAAATTTTGTCTGCTCAACTTGTGATTTCATGCTTGATGGCAAGCTTTGATTTAGCGACAAAAATGAACCAATCCAGGATGTAACCCAAAGTAGTCCAAACAAGATCATGGTAATTGTCAATGTTCAGATCAACGCACCTCATTAAAGGTGCAAATTTATTCACGGCCTCAAATATTTCTCGAAACTATGTGTGAATACATTCTTTCCTTCTGAAAAGAATATATCCTTAGCTAGATGCACAGCAATGAGCGATCCCCAGCAGCGTTTATCTTATCCTGTAGATGCTAAATAAGCAAATAATACTTACATAAAACTTTCAGATGTTGTAGGCAATTGCTACTGGATT harbors:
- the nagZ gene encoding beta-N-acetylhexosaminidase, which gives rise to MHRFGHHLIVGISGTTLNDEDKRILSALKPIGIIFYAKNFRYGIHYEDWLQVFQELIKQIRQYTERESMFMTIDHEGGTVHRPYLPITRFPHAFLLQSRAREVAASAALELKSLGINVSWAPVADIFSNPNNPIIGSRAFGATPESAAAGAREYFLGLREAGIIGCAKHFPGHGDTSTDSHLELPTLNLTLDELRSRELIPFKALIAEQVPMIMTAHILFPKIDADVPATLSQLILTGILREELGFEGVIVSDDLDMKAVSDMYSRSGTVAQTFKAGCDLFIVSRNLPSSSLERTLAITQDFVDSLNNGSLDERIVEAARMRIDSLLAIAPQYSVSSLDKDTLLRHAELAIACSFKNL
- a CDS encoding septal ring lytic transglycosylase RlpA family protein; this encodes MILFGLLWVTSWIGSFLSLNQSLPSSMKSQVEQTKFSSNLGKLVSQPRPFFVQPKQPVNFWSTTLLPTRFLKIDWGDKEPRKTLNHSPNLFAGRVRNSKNQFCPSLEQMKARQIPVKTASSLSVATLIEATSAHPNFLPNKIMRSPFRVLRLPQSLQNFFRFPNPLEPGFNSSATLPVVVVHRNINNYEVWVNNRLIANLPNKLQATLMQQRLTRLLKSPNLNASKLQPALVDGVPALMVGNRYLFGINKEVTQKANRSGELLAIEWTNNLRAALKAPALSLVKGQLEMYGLKPSKKKMYGLASWYGPYFHGRLTANGEIFNQNELTVAHKSLPFNTFLQVKNLQTGKAVIVRVNDRGPYIPPRSLDLSWVAARCINSEIAGVVPYEAVIMQPSEAKMTLKNLSLTLKNQKPSKKLAVVTDF